The DNA region ATCCAAATTTTAAAATCTTCCAGAACTGAGTAGTAATCATGCTTAGCATCTATGAAAATAAGTTCCGCTTTAATTTGAGACTTTAACAATGTATGGGCAGCTTCTACTGAAGTCTGTCGTATAAATTTAACTTGATGATTCCATTTTCTTATTTCTCTTTTAGCTATAAATTGCGGGAATGAAAAGTTTAACAACTTTTCTAATCTTAACTCCAAGAAATATGGATCTATAAGATAGAGTTTCCCACCACTATCCATACTCTGACAGAATATTTTACTGGTAGTCCCTTCAAAGACGCCTACCTCAATTATACATTTTTTCCCCTTCGCAAAAACTGAGAGTATCTCATGTTCACGTGATGTTAGTGAGGTATAAGCCTTTCTAAAGCCTAAAAGGTATTTTATAAATCCCAAAGTATAACTATGAACAATTCTATTTATAAGTGTAGAAACCTTATTACTTAAATACATCGTAAGAGAATAATTTCTCCAGCTGTTACTTTTTAGCCTGGAAATAAATATGCTGACCTTGTCTATTCATCA from Elusimicrobiota bacterium includes:
- a CDS encoding class I SAM-dependent methyltransferase; this translates as MYLSNKVSTLINRIVHSYTLGFIKYLLGFRKAYTSLTSREHEILSVFAKGKKCIIEVGVFEGTTSKIFCQSMDSGGKLYLIDPYFLELRLEKLLNFSFPQFIAKREIRKWNHQVKFIRQTSVEAAHTLLKSQIKAELIFIDAKHDYYSVLEDFKIW